The proteins below are encoded in one region of Mus caroli chromosome 10, CAROLI_EIJ_v1.1, whole genome shotgun sequence:
- the LOC110303120 gene encoding zinc finger protein 883-like isoform X2 — protein METIYPNPQHTRNQTSQSYENPYGWEEFRKAFYYQSTLTQYQRFHIGEKLYDSPQCWEIFPWKSQLSVHETFHAGERRYECEECRKSFHRKANLIRHQRRTHSREKPYECIECGKTFYCKSDVTRHQRRTHSREKPYECVECSKTFYCKSYLIRHQSRTHSREKPYECTECTKTFYCKSDLTRHQTTHSGEKPFECNECSKTFYYKSDLANHQKTHTDDNPYECKECRKTFCSKSSLNQHHRIHTGEKPYECNECKKSFNSKSNLTEHQRRTHTREKPYECNECWKSFYCRSELTNHQRTHTVERYYECKECRKNFYCKSNLNQHQRTHTGEKPYECKDCNKAFYCKSNLNQHQRTHTGEKPFACKDCSKAFYCKSSLVKHQKIHSGEKPYECEECRKTFFQKSDLTRHQRTHTGEKPYECKDCSKTFYCKSNLNQHRRTHTHEKPYECKECRETFYSKSELTEHQRTHTDEKPYVMFNIDCQLDKIWNHLGDRPVGMPVKDYLD, from the coding sequence ATGGAAACAATTTATCCGAATCCACAGCACACCAGGAATCAGACATCTCAGTCATATGAGAACCCCTATGGATGGGAGGAATTTAGAAAAGCTTTCTATTATCAATCAACCCTCACTCAATATCAAAGATTTCATATAGGCGAAAAACTCTATGactctccacagtgctgggaaatTTTCCCCTGGAAGTCCCAGCTCAGTGTACACGAGACATTTCATGCAGGTGAGAGACGCTATGAGTGTGAAGAATGCAGGAAGTCTTTTCATCGGAAGGCAAACCTTATTCGACATCAGAGAAGAACACATAGCAGAGAGAAGCCATATGAATGTATAGAATGTGGGAAAACTTTCTACTGTAAGTCAGATGTCACTCGACATCAGAGAAGAACTCACAGTAGAGAAAAACCCTACGAATGTGTAGAATGCAGTAAGACTTTCTACTGTAAGTCATACCTCATTCGACATCAGAGTAGAACTCACAGTAgagagaagccctatgagtgTACAGAATGTACTAAAACTTTTTACTGTAAGTCAGATCTTACTCGTCATCAAACAACTCACAGTGGGGAAAAACCTTTTGAATGTAATGAATGCTCTAAAACATTCTACTATAAATCAGACCTCGCTAATCATCAGAAAACGCATACAGATGATAATCCCTATGAATGTAAAGAATGTAGAAAAACTTTCTGCTCCAAGTCAAGCCTCAATCAGCATCATAGGATTCATACAGgtgagaagccctatgaatgtaatgaATGTAAGAAAAGTTTCAATTCTAAGTCAAATCTCACTGAGCATCAGAGAAGAACTCATaccagagagaaaccctatgaatgtaacgAATGTTGGAAATCCTTCTACTGTAGGTCAGAACTTACGAATCATCAGAGGACTCATACAGTGGAGAGGTACTATGAATGTAAAGAGTGTAGAAAAAATTTCTACTGTAAGTCAAACCTCAATCAACATCAAAGAACTCACACCGGAGAGAAACCGTATGAATGTAAAGACTGCAACAAAGCTTTCTATTGTAAGTCAAACCTCAATCAACATCAAAGAACTCATACAGGTGAAAAACCTTTTGCATGTAAAGACTGTAGTAAAGCTTTCTATTGTAAGTCAAGCCTTGTTAAACATCAAAAAATCCATTCAGGTGAGAAGCCATATGAATGTGAAGAATGTAGGAAAACTTTCTTCCAAAAGTCAGACCTCACTCGACATCAGAGGACACATACAGGTGAAAAGCCCTATGAGTGTAAAGACTGTAGCAAAACTTTCTATTGTAAGTCAAACCTCAATCAACATCGGAGAACTCACACGCATGaaaaaccttatgaatgtaaagAATGTAGGGAAACATTCTATTCTAAGTCAGAGCTTACAGAACATCAAAGAACTCATACAGATGAAAAACCATATGTGATGtttaatattgattgtcaactcGACAAGATCTGGAATCATCTGGGAGACAGGCCTGTAGGCATGCCTGTAAAAGATTATCTAGATTAA